A DNA window from Mytilus edulis chromosome 14, xbMytEdul2.2, whole genome shotgun sequence contains the following coding sequences:
- the LOC139503235 gene encoding RNA-binding protein 25-like, which yields IERERERERERKRERDRDRDRDRDRERQRERKRERERERGGLRERRLRERGLKKRQRDEIDSERVERIEREREREADLREREKERVVARKTIERERIEKERERERETARDREREREGGLRERRLRERERERERLGRHRKRQRERDRERDREREREREREKERETETHRERHRERHTERERQRHTERDTERETERERQRQRERQRGRERDRERETGRERERERDRERERERDRERERQGEREREKETGRERERKRQGERERERDRERQRAREGRERERERKKERERQRQRQRQRQRETEREKEREREREGGLRERRLRERGLKKRQRDEIDSERVERIEREREREADLREREKERVVARKTIERERIEKEREMGLTARGLRGSREREIEREREREREREREREREREREREGENEG from the exons attgagagagagagagagagagagagagaaagaaagagagagagagacagagacaGAGACAGAGACAGAGacagagagagacagagagagagaaagagagagagagagagagagagggggGGGTTGCGAGAAAGACGATTGAGAGAGAGAGGATTGAAAAAGAGACAGAGAGATGAGATTGACAGCGAGAGGGTTGAGAGGatcgagagagagagagaaagagaggcggacttgagagagagagagaaagagagggTGGTTGCGAGAAAGACGATTGAGAGAGAGAGGATtgaaaaagagagagagagagagagagagactgcgagagacagagagagagagagagagggggGGTTGCGTGAAAGAcgattgagagagagagagagagagagagagagact AGGGAGACACAGAaagagacagagagagagagacagagagagagacagggagagagagagagagagagagagagagaaagagagagagacagagacaCACAGAGAGAGACACAGAGAGAGACAcacagagagagagagacagagacaCACAGAGAGAGACacagagagagagacagagagagagagacagagacagagagagagacagagagggagagagagagacagagagagagagacagggagagagagagagagagaaagagacagggagagagagagagaaagagacaGAGAGAGGGAGAGAcagggagagagagagagagagaaagagacagggagagagagagagagaaagagacagggagagagagagagagagagagacagagagagaCAGAGAGCGAGAGAGGGG agagagagagagagagagagaaagaaagagagagagagacagagacaGAGACAGAGACAGAGacagagagagacagagagagagaaagagagagagagagagagagagggggGGTTGCGAGAAAGACGATTGAGAGAGAGAGGATTGAAAAAGAGACAGAGAGATGAGATTGACAGCGAGAGGGTTGAGAGGatcgagagagagagagaaagagaggcggacttgagagagagagagaaagagagggTGGTTGCGAGAAAGACGATTGAGAGAGAGAGGATTGAAAAAGAGAGAGAGATGGGATTGACAGCGAGAGGGTTGAGAGGATCGAGAGAAAGagagatagagagagagagagagagagagagagagagagagagagagagagagagagagagagagagagagagagagggagaGAACGAAGGATAA